The following are encoded together in the Xiphophorus hellerii strain 12219 chromosome 3, Xiphophorus_hellerii-4.1, whole genome shotgun sequence genome:
- the LOC116716916 gene encoding 2-iminobutanoate/2-iminopropanoate deaminase, whose protein sequence is MAALIRRIITTAKAPAAIGPYSQAVVVDRTVFVSGQLGMDPASGQLVAGGVQAQARQALVNMGEILKAAGCGYGNVVKTTVLLANMNDFVNVNDVYKQFFSTNFPARAAYQVAALPRGGLVEIEAVAVLGPLNDTS, encoded by the exons ATGGCTGCACTGATCAGGAGGATCATCACTACAGCTAAAGCCCCGGCTGCGATCGGCCCATACAG CCAAGCAGTGGTGGTTGATCGGACCGTGTTCGTATCGGGGCAGCTGGGGATGGATCCTGCCAGTGGACAGCTGGTGGCAGGTGGAGTTCAGGCCCAGGCCAGACAG GCTCTTGTGAATATGGGTGAAATTCTTAAAGCTGCTGGCTGCGGCTATGGGAACG ttgtcAAAACCACCGTACTGTTAGCCAACATGAACGACTTTGTAAATGTGAACGATGTTTACAAGCAGT TTTTCAGTACCAACTTCCCAGCCCGAGCCGCCTATCAGGTAGCAGCACTTCCCAGA GGTGGACTGGTGGAGATTGAAGCAGTCGCTGTTTTGGGCCCTCTGAACGATacttcttaa